From one bacterium genomic stretch:
- the rsmA gene encoding 16S rRNA (adenine(1518)-N(6)/adenine(1519)-N(6))-dimethyltransferase RsmA, with amino-acid sequence MRKPPSQISHPQVLQLYTSEAGRVLKPKKHLGQHFLRQKSVLNKIIEAADLKTGDLVLEIGPGLGVLTEKLAQKAGRVVTIEKDPRLIPLLKEKFKDNRNVEIVEGDARELVSSIEYLVSSMKNIRSPSNTRYNPSTSSGLSRVKSRDKIPDTKYKVVANLPYYAATHIIRCLLELPCPPELMVLMVQKEVAQRICPSTGSGRGAKPKMNLLAISVQFYAEAKIISYVSKNAFWPKPKVDSAIIKITPQKWQKQSVQESHGREKGIQITRTNNCFLNEKNKRLFFKIVKAGFSQPRKQLVNNLASGLGLPKSQIKNWLLGNKLEPNARAESLSLENWLALTKTFVLE; translated from the coding sequence ATGAGAAAACCGCCTAGTCAAATCAGCCATCCACAGGTTCTCCAGCTCTATACCAGCGAGGCTGGTCGAGTTCTTAAACCCAAAAAGCACCTTGGTCAGCATTTTCTCCGCCAAAAAAGCGTCTTGAACAAGATAATCGAGGCTGCCGACTTGAAAACCGGCGACCTGGTCCTGGAAATCGGCCCGGGCTTGGGGGTTTTGACCGAAAAACTGGCTCAAAAAGCGGGTCGGGTGGTCACCATAGAGAAAGACCCCCGGCTGATACCTTTGCTCAAAGAAAAGTTTAAAGATAATAGAAACGTGGAAATTGTTGAAGGCGACGCCCGCGAACTAGTATCTAGTATTGAGTATTTAGTATCTAGTATGAAAAATATACGATCGCCGTCGAATACTAGATACAACCCTTCGACAAGCTCAGGGTTGTCCCGAGTGAAATCGAGGGACAAGATACCAGATACTAAATACAAGGTCGTGGCGAATTTGCCCTACTATGCCGCTACTCATATTATCCGTTGTTTGCTTGAATTGCCTTGCCCGCCCGAGCTGATGGTCTTAATGGTCCAAAAAGAAGTGGCTCAAAGAATTTGTCCTTCGACGGGCTCAGGACGGGGTGCCAAGCCCAAAATGAATCTCCTGGCAATTTCGGTTCAATTTTACGCAGAGGCAAAAATTATCAGCTATGTCTCTAAAAACGCTTTTTGGCCAAAGCCCAAGGTAGACTCGGCTATTATAAAGATCACTCCGCAAAAATGGCAAAAACAATCGGTGCAAGAATCTCACGGTCGTGAAAAAGGCATACAGATTACCCGAACAAATAACTGTTTTCTCAATGAGAAGAACAAAAGATTATTTTTTAAAATTGTGAAGGCTGGGTTTTCCCAGCCGAGAAAACAGCTAGTTAACAACTTGGCCTCCGGACTTGGGTTGCCAAAAAGTCAGATTAAGAATTGGCTTTTAGGAAACAAGCTGGAACCAAATGCCAGGGCTGAATCCCTCAGCCTTGAAAACTGGCTGGCTTTGACTAAAACTTTTGTGCTAGAATGA
- a CDS encoding TraR/DksA C4-type zinc finger protein, whose translation MFEKTFVEQMRSRLEQEKKNLEKELENFAKKDRSLKGDWDTFFPNFKGGSLEEEADEVEEYGNLLPIERALETRLTQINTALEKIKGGQYGICKICNKEIGRERLEAIPEAAICRKCKS comes from the coding sequence ATGTTTGAGAAAACTTTTGTCGAACAAATGAGAAGCCGCCTGGAGCAGGAAAAAAAGAATCTTGAAAAAGAGCTGGAGAACTTTGCCAAGAAAGACAGATCACTTAAAGGCGACTGGGATACTTTTTTCCCCAATTTCAAGGGGGGAAGTCTTGAAGAAGAAGCCGACGAAGTTGAAGAATACGGAAACCTCCTGCCGATAGAAAGAGCTTTGGAAACCAGGCTGACTCAAATCAATACTGCCTTAGAAAAGATAAAAGGCGGCCAATACGGCATTTGCAAGATCTGCAACAAGGAAATCGGCCGGGAAAGGCTGGAGGCTATACCGGAAGCTGCGATCTGTAGAAAGTGCAAAAGCTAA
- a CDS encoding NYN domain-containing protein, whose amino-acid sequence MKKDTTKSQRRSDWESESPPLPEISLKHKEQRVLVFFDIQNLYHSAKNLYGARVNFAEILKTAVAGRKLIRAFGYVVRTKTGEEKPFFEALAKLGIETRVKDLQEFYGGLKKADWDVGIVIDAVRTAPSCDVVCLCSGDGDFIPLVEYLKNQGKRVEVLAFSRSASAKLKESADGFIDLEASPRVYLIPSKARNQGSVER is encoded by the coding sequence ATGAAAAAAGATACAACGAAATCTCAAAGAAGGTCGGACTGGGAAAGTGAGTCTCCTCCCTTGCCGGAAATCTCGTTAAAACACAAGGAACAGCGGGTTCTGGTTTTTTTTGATATCCAGAACCTCTACCATTCTGCCAAGAACCTTTACGGAGCCAGGGTCAACTTTGCCGAGATCTTGAAAACCGCTGTCGCCGGCAGAAAGCTGATCCGGGCTTTCGGCTACGTCGTTAGGACCAAAACCGGAGAGGAAAAGCCGTTTTTCGAAGCCTTGGCAAAACTGGGAATCGAAACCAGGGTCAAAGACCTTCAGGAGTTTTACGGCGGCCTGAAAAAAGCTGACTGGGACGTCGGTATTGTCATTGACGCGGTCAGAACCGCGCCCAGCTGCGACGTCGTTTGCCTTTGCTCCGGCGACGGCGATTTTATCCCGCTGGTAGAATACTTAAAAAACCAAGGCAAAAGGGTGGAAGTGCTGGCTTTTAGCCGATCTGCCTCGGCAAAATTAAAAGAATCGGCCGACGGATTCATTGACCTAGAAGCCTCTCCTCGCGTTTACCTAATTCCGAGCAAAGCGAGGAATCAAGGTTCTGTCGAGCGTTAG
- a CDS encoding ATP-binding protein encodes MNIPFFKKNRGLPEKIFEAEILNVRDFIAPSSIEIQQSFLKIGEKLAKSFFAFSYPRYLSTGWFSPIINLETPMDISFFIHPIDTGLILKLLRKKVTEVQAELIDRQEKGLIRDPVLETAFQDMEALRDGLQTAQEKMFRFGLYITIYADTEKQLRDVELTLRSILEGKLIFIKPALFQQKQGFISTSPYGLDLLDIHTPMNTSPLSSTFPFISFDLSSNEGTLYGINRHNNSLILFDRFSLENANLLIFSKSGGGKSYFAKVEILRSLMTGVDTIVIDPENEYKFLVDAVGGSFFNISLSSENHINPFDLPLPREDEDPEDVLRSNVINLVGLLRLMLGGLTAEEDAIIDRAIAETYAAKDITPESDPLKWQENIPLMSDLESVLETMEGGDSLVRRLRKFTQGTFANFFNQPSNLSLDKNMVVFGIRDMEDELRPMAMFVVMRYIWNKIRSQLKKRMLLIDEAWWLMQSNDGASFLFGVAKRARKYWLGLTTITQDVGDFLGSSYGLAIVANSSLQLLLKQSPAIVNQVQKTFNLTEEEKMLLLQSGIGEGVFIAGQKHVAIRIVASYAEDQIITTSPEEVLKIRRAKQESEE; translated from the coding sequence ATGAACATTCCCTTTTTTAAAAAAAACCGGGGTTTGCCGGAAAAAATCTTCGAAGCCGAGATTCTCAACGTCAGGGATTTTATCGCCCCGTCTTCGATTGAAATCCAGCAGAGCTTTTTGAAGATCGGGGAAAAACTCGCCAAATCCTTTTTCGCCTTTTCTTATCCCCGGTACCTTTCCACCGGCTGGTTTTCGCCCATCATCAACCTCGAAACGCCGATGGACATTAGTTTTTTCATCCACCCGATTGATACCGGCTTGATCTTGAAATTATTGAGAAAAAAAGTGACCGAGGTCCAAGCGGAGCTGATTGACCGGCAGGAAAAAGGACTCATCCGAGATCCTGTCCTGGAAACCGCTTTCCAAGACATGGAAGCTTTGAGGGACGGATTGCAAACCGCCCAGGAAAAAATGTTCAGGTTCGGCCTCTATATTACTATTTACGCTGACACGGAAAAACAACTCCGCGACGTCGAGCTGACCTTGAGATCAATCCTCGAGGGAAAACTGATTTTCATCAAGCCCGCCCTTTTCCAACAAAAACAAGGATTCATTTCTACTTCTCCTTACGGTCTGGATTTGTTAGACATCCACACGCCGATGAACACCAGCCCGCTTTCTTCAACTTTTCCCTTCATTTCTTTTGACTTAAGTTCAAACGAAGGGACTCTTTACGGCATCAACCGGCACAATAATTCCCTGATTCTTTTTGACCGCTTTAGTTTAGAGAATGCGAACCTCTTAATTTTCAGTAAATCGGGTGGGGGTAAAAGCTACTTCGCGAAAGTTGAAATCCTAAGGTCTCTGATGACCGGGGTCGACACGATTGTCATCGACCCGGAGAACGAATATAAGTTCCTGGTTGATGCCGTCGGTGGATCGTTCTTCAACATTTCCCTGAGCTCGGAAAACCATATAAACCCTTTTGACCTGCCTCTGCCCCGGGAAGATGAAGATCCCGAAGACGTTCTTAGATCTAACGTCATTAACCTCGTGGGGCTCTTGCGACTTATGCTCGGCGGTTTAACCGCAGAAGAAGACGCCATTATCGACCGGGCCATAGCCGAAACCTATGCCGCCAAAGACATTACCCCGGAATCCGATCCCTTAAAGTGGCAGGAAAACATCCCCCTTATGTCCGATTTGGAATCGGTTCTCGAAACCATGGAGGGAGGGGATTCTTTGGTAAGAAGATTGAGAAAGTTCACCCAGGGGACTTTTGCCAACTTTTTCAACCAGCCGAGCAATCTTTCTCTGGACAAAAACATGGTCGTTTTCGGCATCAGAGATATGGAGGATGAACTTCGGCCAATGGCGATGTTCGTAGTTATGAGGTATATCTGGAACAAGATCCGCTCCCAGCTCAAAAAAAGGATGCTCTTGATCGATGAGGCCTGGTGGCTGATGCAGTCTAACGATGGCGCCTCTTTTCTTTTTGGCGTGGCCAAAAGAGCGAGAAAATACTGGCTGGGATTAACAACTATCACTCAGGACGTCGGCGACTTCCTGGGATCAAGCTACGGTTTGGCCATTGTCGCCAACTCCTCGCTCCAGCTTCTCTTGAAGCAAAGCCCGGCCATAGTCAACCAAGTCCAAAAAACTTTCAACCTGACCGAGGAGGAAAAAATGCTCCTTTTGCAATCTGGCATCGGCGAGGGAGTGTTCATCGCCGGCCAAAAACACGTTGCCATCCGCATTGTCGCTTCTTACGCCGAAGACCAAATTATTACCACTTCTCCAGAAGAAGTTTTGAAAATTAGAAGAGCTAAACAAGAATCAGAAGAGTAA
- a CDS encoding PrgI family protein: MRFQVPQFIDQETKIAGPFTFKQFILLAIGGAFIGFVYLSVAKTNFFLFLLASGVIALVTAALAFLRVEGRSFPVILGNFFGFFVSSRIYLWKKKELPPRIVWKKTEDLSRVVKPKIISPELKVIGRSRLKEMSNRVDTQR, from the coding sequence ATGCGGTTTCAAGTTCCTCAATTCATTGACCAAGAGACAAAGATTGCCGGTCCCTTCACTTTCAAGCAGTTTATCTTGCTGGCGATCGGAGGGGCTTTTATCGGTTTTGTCTATCTTTCCGTAGCAAAAACCAATTTCTTTCTCTTTCTCCTGGCCAGCGGCGTCATCGCCCTCGTCACCGCCGCCCTGGCCTTTTTAAGAGTCGAGGGAAGGTCGTTTCCTGTCATCCTCGGAAATTTCTTCGGTTTTTTTGTTTCCTCAAGAATCTATCTCTGGAAGAAAAAAGAGCTGCCGCCGAGAATTGTCTGGAAAAAAACGGAAGATTTAAGCAGGGTAGTCAAACCGAAGATAATTTCGCCCGAACTGAAAGTGATCGGCAGAAGCCGCTTAAAAGAAATGTCGAACCGAGTCGACACCCAAAGATAA
- the miaB gene encoding tRNA (N6-isopentenyl adenosine(37)-C2)-methylthiotransferase MiaB, which produces MNKTYSIITYGCAMNRSDSERIVTVLEKAGYRKVCRSRTPDILVFNACSVRQSAIDRIYGQMEKFSELKRRNPHFKVIATGCILPRDRQRFFKELDLIFNIKDLTNLPRFLKKLNKDERILPPLPILAGSKGLSLKEISYFKTKPGRQSKFSALVPISFGCNRFCAYCAVPYTRGLEINRPGADILAEVANLVSHGYKEIWLLGQTVSSWRDPQNKQYKFVDLLRDIEQIPGKFWVRFESSYILDFGNELIDFLAKAKKVNNYLNLPLQSGSDRILKKMNRKYAVKQYSEILKKMKAKIPDFSFSTDIIIGFCGEMEKDFQDTYNVFKKIQPTMAYIAQYSSRPGTVAERLMKDNVLKKLKEARFEKLTRLLRKTAKENLGKEIGKTLEVLVDTYLPKRKECLGRSRNFKTVRFKSQKNLCGKFANVKILKAREFELEGRPEKS; this is translated from the coding sequence ATGAATAAAACATATTCGATTATCACCTACGGTTGCGCCATGAACCGGTCGGACTCGGAAAGAATCGTCACGGTTTTAGAAAAGGCCGGCTACCGGAAAGTTTGCAGGAGTCGGACTCCTGATATTTTGGTTTTTAACGCTTGTTCGGTCAGGCAATCAGCCATTGACCGGATTTACGGCCAGATGGAAAAGTTTTCTGAGCTGAAAAGAAGAAACCCGCATTTTAAAGTTATTGCCACTGGCTGCATTTTGCCTCGGGATAGACAAAGGTTTTTCAAGGAGCTTGATTTAATTTTTAACATCAAAGATTTGACAAACCTGCCCCGGTTCTTGAAAAAACTCAACAAAGATGAAAGAATTCTGCCTCCCTTGCCGATTTTGGCAGGAAGCAAAGGCTTAAGCCTGAAAGAAATCAGCTACTTTAAGACTAAACCCGGCCGCCAGAGCAAGTTTTCGGCTCTAGTGCCCATTTCTTTCGGCTGCAACAGATTTTGCGCTTATTGCGCTGTTCCCTATACCAGGGGCTTGGAAATTAACCGTCCCGGTGCCGATATTCTTGCCGAAGTTGCTAACCTCGTCTCGCACGGATACAAGGAAATCTGGCTTTTGGGGCAGACGGTTTCCAGCTGGCGCGACCCGCAGAACAAGCAGTATAAATTCGTTGACCTTTTGCGAGATATTGAGCAAATCCCGGGGAAATTCTGGGTCAGATTTGAATCATCTTATATTTTGGACTTCGGCAATGAACTGATTGATTTTTTGGCGAAAGCTAAAAAAGTGAACAACTACTTGAATCTGCCCCTGCAGTCAGGGTCCGATAGAATTCTTAAGAAAATGAACCGCAAATACGCGGTTAAACAGTACTCGGAGATCTTAAAAAAAATGAAAGCGAAAATTCCCGATTTTAGTTTCTCTACCGACATTATCATCGGCTTTTGCGGGGAGATGGAAAAAGATTTTCAGGATACTTACAATGTTTTCAAGAAAATCCAACCAACTATGGCCTATATCGCTCAATACTCTTCTCGACCGGGAACGGTTGCCGAAAGGCTAATGAAAGACAATGTCCTAAAAAAACTGAAAGAGGCCAGATTTGAAAAACTAACCAGGCTTTTGAGAAAAACCGCTAAAGAAAACCTTGGAAAAGAAATCGGCAAAACCCTTGAAGTTTTAGTTGATACTTATTTGCCTAAAAGGAAAGAATGTCTGGGCAGATCCAGGAATTTTAAAACTGTCAGATTTAAATCTCAAAAGAATCTTTGCGGGAAATTCGCCAATGTCAAAATCCTCAAAGCCCGCGAGTTTGAACTCGAAGGAAGGCCAGAAAAGTCTTAA
- a CDS encoding four helix bundle protein, with amino-acid sequence MYLKSYKELTVWNRAIELVKEIYILTGKFPNAEVYGLSIQMRRAAVSIPSNIAEGHLRRTLKEFLQFLHIAYGSSAELETQLIIAGDLYRENNYARAENLLEEVQKMLNTLIKKLELKTSR; translated from the coding sequence ATGTATTTAAAGTCTTATAAAGAACTGACGGTATGGAACAGGGCGATCGAGCTGGTAAAAGAAATTTATATTCTTACCGGCAAGTTCCCGAATGCTGAGGTTTATGGGTTGTCTATTCAAATGAGGAGAGCAGCCGTTTCGATTCCTTCTAATATCGCCGAGGGACATTTGAGAAGAACCTTAAAAGAGTTTTTACAATTCTTGCATATTGCTTATGGCTCTTCGGCCGAATTAGAAACCCAGCTTATAATCGCCGGAGACTTATATCGCGAGAATAATTACGCAAGAGCAGAAAATCTTCTCGAAGAAGTCCAAAAAATGTTAAATACTCTTATTAAAAAATTGGAATTAAAAACTAGCCGCTAG
- a CDS encoding polyribonucleotide nucleotidyltransferase: MKSQKFELDLANRKLVIEISDIAEQASGSAFVRYGDTLVLATAVASTNQSGSQGFFPLTVEYEERYYAAGKIKGPRYIKRESRPSDKAILNARLIDRTIRPRFPNNFGHEVQVVTTVLSWDGQNDPDTLGIIAASTALTTSNIPWQGPLAAVRVGQIENEYVLNPTSDVEEKIKFQMVISGDFKGEELIVNMLEGEGAEANEDSVLDAVEFAKPYLKQIIDLQKQIASKIAKTKLETRPENNDLKQAAREFLNEKIKLLLAQNNRALKQLAEESLKQELADFVKEKYPESNVNLSLIFDEEIDRVLTENILEKGIRSDNRRLDQVREISCEVGLLPRTHGSGLFCRGQTKALSILTLGAPGDQQILEGMEITGKKRYMHHYNFPPYSVGEVKPMRGPGRREIGHGMLAERALLPLIPGFEEFPYTIRVVSEILSSNGSTSMASVSGSSLALMDAGVPIKRQAAGISIGMIMDENSGKYVLLTDIQGPEDHHGDMDFKVAGTRLGITALQMDVKTTGVTQKIMAEALEKAKKARNEILDVTEKTIAEPRKELSPFAPRILTLQINPDKIRDVVGPGGKIINEIIAQTGAAIDIQQTGLIFITAETEDAAKKAFEWIGNITHEAKVGETFKGRVSRIFDFGAMVEFLPNQEGLIHISELAHYRVGKVEDIVKIGDVVPVKVIGIDQQGRTNLSLKAMLKQENHEGETRFPQKRRD, from the coding sequence ATGAAATCACAAAAGTTTGAATTAGATTTGGCAAATAGAAAACTCGTAATTGAAATCAGCGACATTGCCGAACAAGCTTCGGGCAGCGCTTTTGTCAGATACGGCGATACTTTGGTGTTGGCCACGGCCGTCGCTTCCACGAACCAATCTGGCTCTCAAGGATTTTTTCCCTTGACCGTGGAATACGAAGAAAGGTATTACGCCGCCGGAAAGATCAAGGGGCCGAGATATATCAAAAGAGAAAGCCGTCCTTCAGACAAAGCCATTCTCAACGCCCGGCTCATTGATCGCACTATTAGGCCGCGTTTCCCGAATAATTTCGGCCACGAAGTCCAGGTAGTGACCACTGTCCTATCCTGGGACGGACAAAATGACCCAGATACTTTAGGCATTATTGCCGCCTCTACGGCTTTAACGACTTCTAATATTCCTTGGCAAGGACCGTTAGCCGCGGTTAGGGTGGGACAGATTGAAAATGAATACGTCTTAAACCCAACCAGCGACGTTGAAGAAAAAATCAAGTTTCAGATGGTGATTTCCGGCGATTTTAAAGGAGAGGAATTGATCGTGAACATGCTTGAGGGCGAAGGAGCAGAAGCTAATGAGGATTCGGTTCTCGACGCGGTTGAATTCGCCAAACCTTACCTGAAGCAAATTATTGATTTGCAAAAACAAATCGCTTCAAAGATCGCCAAAACAAAGCTGGAGACAAGGCCGGAAAACAATGACTTGAAACAAGCGGCCAGGGAATTCCTTAATGAAAAAATAAAACTCTTGCTAGCTCAAAACAACAGGGCTTTAAAGCAGCTGGCGGAAGAAAGCCTTAAGCAGGAACTGGCCGATTTTGTCAAAGAAAAATACCCCGAAAGCAATGTCAATCTTTCTCTGATCTTCGACGAAGAAATAGACCGCGTCCTAACGGAAAATATATTGGAAAAAGGGATTCGCTCGGACAACAGGCGGCTTGACCAAGTCAGGGAAATTTCTTGCGAGGTCGGCTTGCTGCCGAGAACCCATGGATCGGGACTCTTCTGCCGCGGCCAAACAAAAGCTTTGTCTATCCTGACTCTGGGAGCGCCCGGCGACCAGCAGATACTCGAGGGCATGGAAATCACGGGTAAAAAAAGGTATATGCATCATTATAATTTCCCTCCCTACTCTGTGGGTGAAGTCAAGCCCATGAGGGGCCCCGGAAGAAGAGAAATTGGCCACGGCATGCTGGCGGAGCGCGCTCTTTTGCCCCTCATTCCCGGTTTTGAAGAGTTTCCCTACACTATCAGGGTGGTTTCAGAAATTCTGTCTTCCAACGGCTCGACCTCAATGGCCTCGGTTTCCGGCTCTTCTCTGGCTTTAATGGACGCTGGCGTGCCGATTAAGCGGCAAGCCGCCGGCATTTCCATTGGCATGATCATGGACGAAAATAGCGGGAAATACGTTCTCTTGACCGACATCCAGGGGCCAGAAGACCATCACGGCGATATGGATTTTAAAGTGGCTGGCACGAGACTCGGAATTACCGCCCTGCAAATGGACGTTAAGACAACTGGCGTCACCCAGAAAATCATGGCCGAGGCTTTAGAAAAAGCCAAGAAAGCGAGAAACGAAATTTTAGACGTTACGGAAAAGACCATTGCCGAGCCCAGAAAAGAACTTTCACCTTTTGCTCCGCGCATCTTAACTTTGCAGATAAATCCAGACAAGATCCGCGACGTCGTCGGCCCCGGGGGGAAAATCATCAATGAAATCATCGCCCAAACCGGAGCGGCAATCGACATTCAGCAAACCGGCCTTATTTTCATAACTGCTGAAACCGAAGACGCTGCTAAAAAAGCTTTTGAGTGGATCGGAAACATCACCCACGAAGCCAAGGTTGGCGAAACTTTCAAGGGCAGAGTCAGCCGGATCTTTGATTTCGGAGCCATGGTGGAATTTCTGCCAAACCAGGAAGGGCTGATCCACATTTCCGAATTGGCTCACTACCGGGTGGGAAAAGTGGAAGACATCGTTAAGATCGGAGACGTCGTCCCCGTAAAAGTGATCGGCATTGACCAGCAGGGGAGAACCAATCTATCTCTGAAAGCAATGTTAAAACAAGAAAACCATGAAGGAGAAACTCGTTTTCCTCAAAAGAGGAGAGATTAG
- a CDS encoding LysM peptidoglycan-binding domain-containing protein → MIYLGSVAFVLLLAIPLLPGLPGDSFSASLPRTSPNAGINQDFTIGPSAGVFQSPDFYLIQKNSLKAVSPAGTINPQVLATLLDSVEGTEDDRSGIVEYLVKEGDTLSSIAEQFQISLETVLWANNLNKNSAISTGKKLVILPVSGVMHLVKPGETLGEIAKKYKADVKKAIDFNEMKDENEVFTGDIVIVPDGILPPPPIASSPVKLAPLVAGYFICPISAPCRITQGLHWYNAIDFSHGKCYEPIFAAASGKVQKVKLTASASRWAFNGAGNHLTILHPNGVVSFYGHIASATVYPGQEVSQGQIVGYVGGAYGMAGSGLSTGCHLHFQVTGAKNPFTK, encoded by the coding sequence TTGATTTATTTGGGGAGCGTCGCCTTTGTTTTGTTATTGGCGATCCCCCTTTTGCCAGGACTGCCCGGAGATTCCTTTTCCGCCAGCTTGCCTAGAACTTCTCCCAATGCCGGAATTAATCAGGACTTTACCATCGGCCCTTCAGCCGGGGTTTTCCAATCGCCGGATTTCTATCTGATACAGAAAAACAGCCTTAAAGCCGTTTCGCCGGCAGGAACGATCAATCCCCAGGTTTTGGCCACCCTTTTGGATAGCGTAGAAGGAACCGAGGACGACCGAAGCGGCATTGTTGAATACTTAGTCAAAGAAGGTGATACTCTGTCGTCAATCGCCGAACAATTCCAGATTTCTCTGGAAACGGTTTTATGGGCCAACAACTTGAATAAGAATTCGGCCATCTCTACCGGCAAAAAGCTGGTGATTTTGCCTGTCTCCGGAGTCATGCATCTGGTCAAGCCGGGAGAAACCCTGGGAGAGATAGCCAAAAAGTACAAAGCAGACGTAAAGAAAGCGATCGATTTCAACGAAATGAAGGACGAGAACGAGGTTTTTACCGGCGATATCGTTATTGTTCCCGACGGCATTCTTCCCCCGCCTCCAATAGCCTCGTCTCCTGTTAAACTGGCGCCTTTGGTCGCCGGCTATTTCATCTGTCCGATTTCAGCTCCCTGCCGGATTACCCAGGGGTTGCATTGGTATAACGCCATTGATTTCAGCCACGGCAAGTGCTATGAACCGATTTTTGCGGCGGCCTCTGGCAAAGTCCAAAAAGTTAAGCTGACCGCTTCGGCGTCCCGCTGGGCCTTTAATGGAGCCGGCAATCATCTGACGATTTTGCATCCCAACGGAGTCGTCAGTTTTTATGGGCATATCGCCAGCGCCACGGTTTATCCAGGTCAAGAAGTTTCCCAGGGGCAGATCGTCGGCTATGTCGGCGGAGCCTATGGCATGGCTGGATCGGGCTTGTCAACTGGCTGCCACTTGCATTTCCAGGTAACGGGAGCTAAAAATCCTTTTACCAAATAG
- a CDS encoding M23 family metallopeptidase, whose translation MNRFLKTIKIIFILGGLVLVMATQVRVKNTVAEESRDPLTFYVQLEEDYIVNALADFAMGASQLYTSLLDDGSSPIPPGPPPPPIGFFSLPMNNAVLTSKWAIQRTATYCHDGVDYGLHGNPTGAPIYSIGPGKLVGTGYETNYGDWVEIEHTLPDNTKLASFYAHLDSISSEISTAAPGADIPGQTLIGGMGNSGAGGGAHAHLHFALLLTPEIPYSVILLSHTVNPLCYLPPPAYNYSEGSPVYCTAPADQLACNP comes from the coding sequence ATGAACAGATTTCTGAAAACAATAAAAATCATCTTTATCTTGGGCGGTTTGGTCCTTGTCATGGCCACGCAGGTCCGGGTAAAGAATACCGTTGCTGAAGAAAGTCGGGATCCGCTGACTTTTTACGTCCAATTAGAAGAAGACTACATTGTCAATGCCTTAGCCGATTTTGCCATGGGCGCCAGCCAGCTGTACACGTCTCTCCTTGACGATGGCTCCAGCCCAATACCGCCGGGACCGCCTCCTCCGCCGATAGGTTTCTTTAGTCTGCCGATGAATAATGCTGTCCTGACAAGCAAGTGGGCAATCCAACGAACGGCTACATACTGCCACGACGGCGTTGATTACGGACTTCACGGAAATCCAACCGGGGCCCCGATTTATAGCATAGGGCCTGGCAAGTTAGTAGGCACCGGCTATGAAACTAATTATGGCGATTGGGTAGAGATTGAACATACGTTGCCGGATAACACAAAGCTCGCCAGTTTCTATGCCCACTTAGATTCCATCTCTAGCGAAATTTCTACGGCGGCACCAGGAGCTGACATTCCTGGTCAAACGCTAATTGGCGGCATGGGTAATTCCGGAGCCGGCGGCGGAGCGCACGCCCATCTTCATTTTGCGCTCTTATTAACGCCTGAGATTCCCTACAGCGTCATCCTGTTATCACACACAGTCAATCCTCTCTGTTATCTCCCGCCGCCAGCCTACAATTACAGCGAGGGCAGTCCTGTTTATTGCACAGCTCCCGCCGACCAACTGGCCTGTAACCCCTAG
- the rpsO gene encoding 30S ribosomal protein S15 — translation MLTPEEKRKAIEKAKLHEKDTGSPEAQIAILSEEINRLILHLKKFSKDFASKRGLLKMVSKRKTLLNYLKNEDEKRYNEISKKVGLGK, via the coding sequence ATGCTAACTCCTGAAGAAAAACGAAAGGCTATCGAAAAAGCCAAGCTTCACGAAAAAGACACCGGCTCTCCCGAAGCCCAAATCGCCATTCTTTCTGAAGAGATTAACCGGTTGATTTTGCACCTGAAGAAGTTTTCAAAGGATTTCGCCTCAAAAAGGGGCCTTTTGAAAATGGTTTCCAAGAGAAAAACGCTTCTTAACTATCTAAAGAACGAAGATGAAAAAAGATACAACGAAATCTCAAAGAAGGTCGGACTGGGAAAGTGA